The following proteins are encoded in a genomic region of Streptomyces sp. SLBN-31:
- a CDS encoding DUF4429 domain-containing protein, protein MAEIIQRDGTWAFDGTTVRITPGLHRSVPLFRQTYGEVSVPLEAIAGVVLEPERKRGRLRIRLREGADPLLQATGGRLPDPADPYRLVVDVDRAGVAEYVAEEIRRALLLDQIPKEPTKAYLLPGPPVPVSVRSSDGTVSFDGTQVRIDWADTSDRVKRATGPRIIALGDLVQVEWLPNSGYEDGFLRFVTRETVFSKLPPEKDPYALDLWGSSRRDLLTALVATAVTARLPHPSTRGVADRADRPRLTGAVPPSADHHDVLLRRLRELGELHREGVLTDEEFAMTKAAVLRGFQA, encoded by the coding sequence ATGGCCGAGATCATCCAGCGGGACGGGACCTGGGCCTTCGACGGCACCACGGTCAGGATCACGCCGGGCCTGCACCGCTCCGTGCCACTGTTCCGGCAGACGTACGGCGAGGTCTCCGTGCCCCTGGAGGCGATCGCGGGCGTGGTCTTGGAGCCGGAACGCAAGCGGGGGCGGCTGCGGATACGGCTGCGCGAGGGGGCCGATCCGCTGCTGCAGGCGACGGGGGGACGGCTGCCGGACCCGGCCGACCCCTACCGCCTGGTGGTGGACGTCGACCGGGCCGGGGTCGCGGAGTACGTCGCCGAGGAGATCCGCCGGGCGCTGCTGCTGGACCAGATCCCCAAGGAGCCGACCAAGGCGTACCTGCTGCCGGGGCCCCCGGTTCCGGTCTCGGTCCGCTCCTCCGACGGGACGGTCTCCTTCGACGGCACCCAGGTGCGCATCGACTGGGCGGACACCTCGGACCGGGTCAAGCGGGCGACGGGGCCGCGGATCATCGCCCTCGGTGATCTGGTGCAGGTCGAGTGGCTGCCCAACTCCGGTTACGAGGACGGTTTCCTGCGGTTCGTGACGCGGGAGACGGTGTTCTCCAAGCTGCCGCCGGAGAAGGACCCGTACGCCCTGGACCTGTGGGGCAGCTCGCGCCGGGATCTGCTGACCGCGCTCGTCGCCACCGCGGTCACCGCGCGTCTGCCGCACCCCTCCACCCGGGGCGTCGCCGACCGGGCCGACCGGCCGCGGCTCACCGGTGCCGTGCCGCCGTCCGCCGACCACCACGACGTACTCCTGCGCAGGCTGCGGGAGTTGGGCGAACTCCACCGGGAGGGGGTACTCACGGACGAGGAGTTCGCGATGACGAAGGCGGCCGTACTGCGGGGGTTCCAGGCGTAG
- a CDS encoding C40 family peptidase, with protein sequence MAAHRKPGRRSSLGGSTARTAFTIALAGAATATAFDGTGHAEPRLTPAQVKAKVDRLYQEAETATQKYDGAKEKAQTAEDRLSTLRDEAARKTERLNSAREALGSVAAAQYRGGGLDPAVQLVLSSDPDRYLDGAEFVDRVGTRQAAAVAGVREQLREIQQLRGTARTELTSLKARQAELARQKKTITGKLDAARRLLSGLSPEERARLGLDGGGTGRASRSGTDGRVGLQVPAPATAQAPDSRAAAAVQYAYSKLGSPYVWGATGPDAFDCSGLVLSAYRSAGVSLPRTTYAQIDAGRRVSRSELLPGDLVFFYSGISHVGIYIGNGQMIHAPNPSAPVRIAPIDEMPFAGATRVV encoded by the coding sequence GTGGCAGCGCATCGCAAGCCCGGTCGGCGATCATCACTGGGCGGCAGCACCGCCCGTACGGCCTTCACGATCGCCCTGGCGGGCGCCGCGACCGCGACGGCCTTCGACGGGACCGGGCACGCCGAGCCGCGGCTGACTCCGGCACAGGTCAAGGCGAAGGTGGACCGGCTCTACCAGGAGGCCGAGACCGCCACCCAGAAGTACGACGGCGCGAAGGAGAAGGCGCAGACCGCCGAGGACCGCCTGTCGACCCTGCGGGACGAGGCGGCACGCAAGACGGAAAGGCTCAACTCGGCGCGGGAAGCGCTGGGTTCGGTGGCGGCGGCGCAGTACCGGGGCGGCGGGCTGGACCCCGCGGTGCAGCTCGTCCTCTCCAGCGATCCCGACCGGTACCTGGACGGCGCCGAGTTCGTCGACCGGGTCGGCACCCGGCAGGCGGCGGCCGTCGCGGGCGTACGCGAACAGCTGCGGGAGATCCAGCAGTTGCGCGGGACCGCACGCACCGAGCTGACCTCACTGAAGGCACGGCAGGCCGAACTGGCGCGACAGAAGAAGACGATCACCGGCAAGCTGGACGCGGCACGACGGCTGCTGTCCGGCCTGTCGCCCGAGGAGCGCGCACGGCTCGGGCTGGACGGCGGCGGTACGGGCCGCGCGTCCCGGTCGGGCACGGACGGACGCGTCGGGCTCCAGGTTCCCGCCCCGGCCACGGCCCAGGCACCCGACTCCCGTGCCGCGGCCGCCGTCCAGTACGCCTACTCCAAGCTCGGCAGCCCCTACGTGTGGGGCGCCACCGGCCCGGACGCCTTCGACTGCTCGGGCCTCGTCCTGTCCGCGTACCGCTCCGCGGGCGTCTCCCTGCCCCGCACGACATACGCCCAGATCGACGCCGGCCGCCGGGTCTCGCGGTCCGAACTGCTCCCGGGCGACCTGGTGTTCTTCTACTCGGGCATCAGCCACGTCGGCATCTACATCGGCAACGGGCAGATGATCCATGCCCCGAACCCCTCGGCTCCGGTGCGGATCGCGCCGATCGACGAGATGCCCTTCGCGGGGGCGACGCGGGTGGTGTGA
- a CDS encoding NlpC/P60 family protein, with protein sequence MASHRKSRPAGTRVAGIRTPALATATLTSVALLSQTANAAPSTDGRPSIEEVEKKVDDLYRQAESATEKYNAAKEKTTKQRKQVDTLLDDVAQRAQKLNQEREELGSFAAAQYRTGAAAPDTATFLLADSPQDYFDQTQLMGRLTSRQKTAVDDYFAEQSATMKKREEASRSLETLTRTQSDLQTAKSTVQRKLSSARELLSKLTAEEKARLAEIEKQKQEEAARKAAELAKQQAAAQAEAAAQDSGSTSGSSTGTSTGTGTGTSDTSYATKAAKAIAFARAQIGKPYVWGATGPDSYDCSGLTQAAWKAAGVTLPRTTYDQVNAGTTVSLTDAQPGDLIFFYDDISHVGIYIGNGMMIHAPKPGAYVREESIYYGGESIIHSVVRPA encoded by the coding sequence TTGGCGTCGCACCGCAAGTCGCGCCCCGCGGGAACGCGCGTAGCAGGCATACGCACCCCCGCTCTCGCCACGGCCACCCTCACCTCCGTGGCACTGCTGTCCCAGACGGCCAACGCAGCACCCTCCACCGACGGCCGGCCCAGCATCGAGGAGGTCGAGAAGAAGGTCGACGACCTCTACCGCCAGGCCGAGTCGGCCACCGAGAAGTACAACGCGGCCAAGGAGAAGACCACCAAGCAGCGCAAGCAGGTGGACACCCTCCTCGACGACGTCGCCCAGCGCGCCCAGAAGCTCAACCAGGAGCGCGAGGAGCTCGGTTCGTTCGCGGCCGCCCAGTACCGCACCGGGGCCGCCGCACCCGACACCGCGACCTTCCTGCTCGCCGACTCCCCGCAGGACTACTTCGACCAGACCCAGCTGATGGGCCGGCTGACCTCACGTCAGAAGACCGCGGTCGACGACTACTTCGCCGAGCAGTCGGCGACGATGAAGAAGCGCGAGGAGGCCTCCCGGAGCCTGGAGACGCTCACCCGGACGCAGAGCGACCTGCAGACCGCCAAGTCCACGGTGCAGCGCAAGCTCAGCTCCGCGCGCGAACTGCTGTCGAAGCTGACGGCCGAGGAGAAGGCGCGGCTCGCGGAGATCGAGAAGCAGAAGCAGGAGGAGGCCGCCCGCAAGGCCGCGGAGCTGGCCAAGCAGCAGGCGGCCGCGCAGGCCGAGGCCGCGGCCCAGGACAGCGGCTCCACGTCCGGTTCCAGCACCGGCACCAGTACTGGAACCGGCACCGGCACCTCTGACACCTCGTACGCCACCAAGGCCGCGAAGGCGATCGCGTTCGCCCGCGCGCAGATCGGCAAGCCGTACGTCTGGGGCGCCACAGGACCCGACTCCTACGACTGCTCCGGCCTCACCCAGGCCGCCTGGAAGGCCGCCGGCGTCACGCTTCCCCGCACCACCTACGACCAGGTGAACGCCGGCACCACCGTCTCCCTCACCGACGCCCAGCCCGGCGACCTGATCTTCTTCTACGACGACATCAGCCACGTCGGCATCTACATCGGCAACGGCATGATGATCCACGCCCCGAAGCCGGGCGCGTACGTCCGCGAGGAGTCGATCTACTACGGCGGCGAGTCCATCATCCACAGCGTGGTCCGACCGGCCTGA
- a CDS encoding ATP-binding protein, whose amino-acid sequence MSSSAGRVRIGGMPEAAAAPLVEPRPPRKLYRSSDGRWLGGVARGLAGHLGLPVIWVRLVFVGLFMADGLGALLYAAFWFFVPLGVGGVGGQKPPAFVSTETSPDGRRRLVARKPDRGQIVALLLMVVVALVFVGNVNLSGGVKAYLWPAVLVGAGVALVWRQADNARRARWVEVGSRRRTLTLLRAAGGVLLVTAGVSGIFVLQGSAAHLGSVLQAALAVLVGTTLLAGPYLVRMTQDLSEERLMRIRAQERAEVAAHVHDSVLHTLTLIQRNAENAGEVRRLARAQERDLRTWLYKPEGTGKDEADEPAGLADAVRRNAAEVEDKHGVPIEVVVVGDCPLDERIAAQMQAAREAMVNAAKYGGEGGAVQVYAEVEGKTVFVSVRDRGPGFDLDSIPADRMGVRESIIGRMERNGGTARLRAVPDGGTEVELEMERAEKTS is encoded by the coding sequence ATGTCCTCGTCCGCCGGCCGTGTGAGGATCGGTGGCATGCCGGAAGCCGCCGCAGCGCCCCTCGTCGAACCGCGGCCGCCGCGCAAGCTCTACCGCAGCAGCGACGGACGCTGGCTGGGTGGCGTGGCGCGGGGGCTCGCCGGGCATCTCGGACTGCCCGTCATCTGGGTCCGGCTGGTCTTCGTCGGCCTGTTCATGGCGGACGGCCTCGGCGCGCTGCTGTACGCCGCGTTCTGGTTCTTCGTACCGCTGGGCGTCGGCGGCGTCGGCGGGCAGAAGCCCCCGGCGTTCGTCAGCACCGAGACCTCGCCCGACGGCCGCCGACGCCTGGTGGCCCGCAAGCCGGACCGGGGCCAGATCGTCGCGCTGCTCCTCATGGTCGTGGTGGCCCTGGTCTTCGTGGGCAACGTCAACCTGAGCGGGGGCGTCAAGGCCTACCTGTGGCCCGCCGTCCTCGTCGGCGCGGGCGTCGCACTGGTCTGGCGCCAGGCGGACAACGCCCGCCGGGCCCGCTGGGTCGAGGTCGGCAGCCGCCGCCGCACGCTGACCCTGCTGCGCGCCGCGGGCGGCGTCCTGCTCGTCACCGCCGGCGTCTCCGGCATCTTCGTCCTCCAGGGCTCCGCCGCCCACCTCGGCTCCGTCCTGCAGGCGGCCCTCGCCGTCCTCGTCGGGACAACGCTCCTCGCCGGGCCCTACCTCGTCCGCATGACCCAGGACCTGTCCGAGGAACGCCTGATGCGCATCCGCGCCCAGGAGCGCGCCGAGGTCGCCGCCCATGTCCACGACTCCGTGCTGCACACCCTGACCCTGATCCAGCGCAACGCGGAGAACGCCGGCGAGGTGCGCCGCCTGGCCCGCGCCCAGGAACGCGACCTGCGGACCTGGCTGTACAAGCCGGAGGGCACCGGCAAGGACGAGGCCGACGAACCCGCCGGCCTCGCCGACGCCGTCCGGCGCAACGCCGCCGAGGTCGAGGACAAGCACGGCGTCCCCATCGAGGTCGTCGTCGTCGGCGACTGCCCGCTCGACGAGAGGATCGCCGCGCAGATGCAGGCCGCGCGCGAGGCGATGGTCAACGCCGCCAAGTACGGTGGCGAGGGAGGCGCGGTGCAGGTCTACGCCGAAGTGGAGGGGAAGACGGTCTTCGTGTCCGTGCGGGACCGCGGCCCCGGCTTCGACCTCGACTCGATACCCGCCGACCGCATGGGCGTCAGAGAATCGATCATCGGCCGCATGGAGCGCAACGGGGGCACGGCGCGCCTGCGCGCGGTGCCCGACGGCGGCACGGAGGTCGAGCTGGAGATGGAGAGGGCGGAGAAGACGTCATGA
- a CDS encoding response regulator transcription factor: MSDPTEANESVEPTGGSAGERHVRVVLVDDHRMFRTGVQAEIGRTDETGVEVVGEAADVDQAVTVITATRPEVVLLDVHLPGGGGVEVLRRCAPLMADAEQPVRFLALSVSDAAEDVIGVIRGGARGYVTKTITGTDLVNSVFRVQEGDAVFSPRLAGFVLDAFASTDAPPVDEDLDRLTQREREVLRLIARGYAYKEIAKQLFISVKTVESHVSAVLRKLQLSNRHELTRWATARRLV, from the coding sequence ATGAGCGATCCGACCGAGGCGAACGAGTCAGTGGAGCCGACCGGCGGGAGTGCCGGGGAGCGGCACGTGCGCGTGGTCCTCGTCGACGACCACCGCATGTTCCGTACAGGCGTACAGGCCGAGATCGGCCGTACCGACGAGACCGGCGTCGAGGTCGTCGGCGAGGCCGCGGACGTCGACCAGGCGGTCACGGTCATCACCGCGACCCGCCCCGAGGTCGTCCTCCTCGACGTCCACCTCCCGGGCGGCGGAGGGGTCGAAGTGCTGCGCCGCTGCGCTCCGTTGATGGCCGACGCCGAGCAGCCCGTGCGCTTCCTCGCGCTGTCCGTGTCGGACGCGGCGGAGGACGTGATCGGTGTGATCCGCGGCGGCGCCCGCGGCTACGTCACCAAGACGATCACCGGCACCGACCTCGTCAACTCCGTCTTCCGGGTCCAGGAGGGGGACGCCGTGTTCTCCCCGCGGCTGGCCGGCTTCGTCCTGGACGCGTTCGCCTCCACCGACGCCCCGCCGGTCGACGAGGACTTGGACCGGCTCACCCAGCGCGAGCGCGAGGTGCTGCGCCTGATCGCCCGCGGGTACGCGTACAAGGAGATCGCCAAGCAGCTGTTCATCTCGGTGAAGACGGTCGAGTCCCATGTCTCGGCGGTCCTGCGGAAGCTGCAGCTGTCGAACCGGCACGAGCTGACGCGGTGGGCGACGGCCCGGCGCCTGGTCTGA
- a CDS encoding pyridoxamine 5'-phosphate oxidase family protein — MTTSRTTAGWADFAAAEPDLARTVEARFGAFTHHVLATLRKDGSPRTTGLEVRFLNGELWLGMMPDSLKALDLRRDPRFALQANPGEGQSMGGGDVRIAGRAVEVEDAATKAAYGEEVEPPEPFHLFRAELTEVVRTCVEDDKYLVVQVWKPGEPVRTIKRT; from the coding sequence ATGACAACGAGTCGTACGACAGCGGGCTGGGCGGACTTCGCGGCCGCCGAGCCCGATCTCGCGAGGACCGTCGAGGCGCGCTTCGGGGCCTTCACGCACCATGTCCTGGCCACCCTGCGCAAGGACGGCTCCCCGCGCACCACGGGGCTGGAGGTCCGCTTCCTGAACGGGGAGCTGTGGCTGGGGATGATGCCCGACTCGCTCAAGGCCCTGGACCTGCGCCGCGACCCGCGGTTCGCGCTTCAGGCGAACCCGGGGGAAGGCCAGTCCATGGGAGGCGGCGACGTCCGGATCGCCGGCCGGGCGGTCGAGGTCGAGGATGCCGCGACCAAGGCCGCGTACGGCGAAGAGGTGGAACCGCCGGAGCCGTTCCACCTCTTCCGCGCCGAGCTGACGGAGGTCGTGCGGACCTGCGTCGAGGACGACAAGTACCTCGTCGTCCAGGTCTGGAAGCCCGGCGAGCCGGTGCGCACGATCAAGCGCACCTGA
- a CDS encoding class II aldolase/adducin family protein yields the protein MHGTPGAGPTPPPPLPTDRLRFAMPPMHDSVDDERRHRKERLAGALRIFGRLGFEDGVSGHITARDPEFSDCFWVNPFGMPFKHVTVSDLVLANSDGQVVEGRYHVNQAAFTVHAQVHAARPDVVAVAHCHSVNGRALSALGDLLDPITQESCAFYEDHALYDAYTGVAVDAEEGRRIAAALGSRKALVLRNHGLLTVGDSVDAAAWWFVSMERSAQVQLTAKAAGRPLLIDHKLAAATREQLGGDLVAWINYQPMWQDISRSEPDLLS from the coding sequence ATGCACGGGACCCCCGGGGCCGGACCCACCCCGCCCCCGCCGCTCCCGACCGACCGGCTGCGGTTCGCGATGCCGCCCATGCACGACTCGGTCGACGACGAACGCCGGCACCGCAAGGAACGCCTCGCCGGCGCGCTGCGGATCTTCGGACGGCTCGGCTTCGAGGACGGGGTCTCCGGGCACATAACCGCCCGCGACCCCGAGTTCTCAGACTGCTTCTGGGTCAACCCCTTCGGCATGCCCTTCAAGCACGTCACCGTGAGCGACCTGGTGCTCGCCAACTCCGACGGCCAGGTCGTCGAGGGCCGCTACCACGTCAACCAGGCGGCCTTCACCGTGCACGCCCAGGTCCACGCCGCCCGCCCGGACGTCGTCGCCGTCGCCCACTGCCACTCGGTGAACGGCCGCGCCCTGTCCGCGCTCGGCGACCTCCTGGACCCCATCACCCAGGAGAGCTGCGCGTTCTACGAGGACCACGCCCTCTACGACGCCTACACCGGCGTCGCCGTCGACGCCGAGGAGGGCCGCCGCATCGCCGCCGCACTCGGCTCCCGCAAGGCGCTCGTCCTGCGCAACCACGGGCTGCTGACGGTCGGCGACTCCGTGGACGCGGCCGCCTGGTGGTTCGTGTCCATGGAACGCTCCGCCCAGGTCCAGCTCACCGCCAAGGCGGCCGGCCGGCCCCTGCTCATCGACCACAAGCTGGCGGCGGCCACCCGCGAACAGCTCGGCGGCGACCTGGTCGCGTGGATCAACTACCAGCCGATGTGGCAGGACATCAGCCGCAGCGAACCCGACCTGCTGAGCTGA
- a CDS encoding PspC domain-containing protein, with amino-acid sequence MTDHERAAPGPGPGPGPRPSPGAGPQDAAPAAHAPTATGPEAGADGTADPGTDPGTADFGAPERFRRDRRYKMLAGVCSGLGRQCDMDPVIFRITLVVLSATGGIGLIFYGFVWLLVPFEDDEENEVRKLLTGRVDGQALTAVLFALVGCGVFLTMLRNGSVLAFAVVLSLLLAGAGYWSRQRGAPDPDPLAAQAAADAPPEAQAPPVPAFYPSWWREPIVKDGTHVGGTGYLWGPRESHDRDIAAAVNISLGNSWINRTDTRTPRVPAPKPRGPRWIGGWIFLFALLAGGLGTAATWQDHALGTSLQTGLAWALVVFGLGIAVSAFLGRTGAGSVFLAVVTAALLASSAALPKDIGTHWTRTTWQPAAVAEVQGKYHLGSGVGTLDLSRLRLTKGQTVSTGAEVGAGRLWVIVPKDVTVRLTIDVGVGDIQLPGDRRQDVDVQPGKHKDVTLKPVKGGGNAGTLDLDLQVGLGQAEVSRAAS; translated from the coding sequence ATGACAGATCACGAGCGCGCCGCGCCGGGTCCGGGACCCGGCCCCGGCCCTCGCCCCTCACCGGGCGCCGGGCCGCAGGATGCCGCGCCCGCCGCGCACGCCCCGACTGCCACCGGACCGGAAGCCGGCGCGGACGGCACTGCGGACCCCGGCACGGACCCCGGTACGGCGGACTTCGGAGCCCCCGAGAGGTTCCGCCGCGACCGGCGGTACAAGATGCTCGCCGGAGTGTGTTCCGGGCTCGGGCGGCAGTGCGACATGGACCCGGTGATCTTCCGGATCACCCTCGTCGTGCTCTCCGCGACCGGCGGCATCGGCCTGATCTTCTACGGGTTCGTGTGGCTCCTCGTCCCGTTCGAGGACGACGAGGAGAACGAGGTCCGCAAGCTGCTCACCGGCCGCGTCGACGGGCAGGCGCTGACCGCGGTGCTGTTCGCGCTGGTCGGCTGCGGAGTCTTCCTGACCATGCTCAGGAACGGCAGTGTGCTGGCCTTCGCCGTCGTGCTCTCGCTGCTGCTGGCCGGCGCCGGCTACTGGTCGCGCCAGCGAGGGGCACCCGACCCGGACCCGCTGGCCGCCCAGGCCGCCGCCGACGCCCCGCCGGAGGCCCAGGCGCCGCCCGTCCCCGCCTTCTACCCCTCCTGGTGGCGCGAGCCCATCGTCAAGGACGGCACGCACGTCGGCGGCACCGGCTACCTGTGGGGTCCCCGGGAATCCCACGACCGGGACATCGCCGCGGCCGTCAACATCAGCCTCGGCAACTCCTGGATCAACCGCACGGACACACGCACCCCGCGCGTCCCGGCGCCGAAGCCGCGCGGCCCCCGCTGGATCGGGGGCTGGATCTTCCTGTTCGCGCTCCTCGCGGGCGGCCTCGGCACCGCCGCCACGTGGCAGGACCACGCGCTCGGCACCAGCCTGCAGACCGGACTCGCCTGGGCGCTCGTCGTCTTCGGCCTCGGTATAGCGGTCAGCGCCTTCCTGGGGCGCACGGGAGCGGGGTCGGTCTTCCTGGCCGTCGTCACGGCGGCGCTGCTCGCCTCGTCGGCCGCCCTGCCCAAGGACATCGGCACGCACTGGACGCGCACGACCTGGCAGCCGGCCGCCGTGGCGGAGGTGCAGGGGAAGTACCACCTGGGCAGCGGTGTCGGCACCCTGGACCTGAGCCGGCTGCGGCTGACGAAGGGACAGACGGTGAGCACGGGCGCCGAGGTCGGGGCGGGCCGGCTGTGGGTGATCGTGCCCAAGGACGTGACCGTGCGGCTGACGATCGACGTGGGCGTGGGCGACATCCAGTTGCCGGGGGACCGAAGGCAGGACGTGGACGTGCAGCCGGGCAAGCACAAGGACGTGACCCTGAAACCGGTCAAGGGCGGCGGGAACGCCGGCACCCTCGACCTCGATCTCCAGGTCGGTCTCGGCCAGGCGGAGGTGAGCCGTGCTGCGTCATGA
- a CDS encoding DoxX family protein, with protein MTHGMRTDTYTPHLDQERGWRDNLARYALLPLRVFLGVTFIYAGLDKLTDSAFMKSSGAGSIGETMRSVRDSSAIPALVDMALKNPVGFGYAIALGELAVGIGTLIGLLARLAALGGALISFSLWMTVSWANDPYYYGNDLAYLMAWLPLVLAGAPMLSLDAVLRTRRRRRAEGY; from the coding sequence ATGACTCACGGCATGCGCACGGACACGTACACCCCCCATCTCGACCAAGAACGTGGCTGGCGGGACAACCTCGCCCGCTACGCCCTCCTCCCTCTGCGCGTCTTCCTCGGCGTCACCTTCATCTACGCCGGGCTGGACAAGCTCACCGACAGCGCCTTCATGAAGTCCTCCGGCGCGGGCTCGATCGGCGAGACGATGCGCTCCGTCCGCGACTCCTCCGCCATCCCGGCCCTGGTCGACATGGCCCTGAAGAACCCCGTGGGCTTCGGCTACGCCATCGCCCTCGGCGAACTGGCCGTCGGCATCGGCACCCTGATAGGCCTGCTGGCCCGCCTCGCGGCGCTCGGCGGCGCGCTGATCTCCTTCAGCCTGTGGATGACCGTCAGCTGGGCCAACGACCCGTACTACTACGGCAATGACCTCGCCTACCTGATGGCCTGGCTGCCCCTGGTCCTCGCGGGCGCCCCCATGCTCTCCCTGGACGCCGTCCTCCGCACCCGGCGACGCAGGCGGGCGGAAGGGTACTGA